cggccacataaaatgacagagcggggtcagtggatgctttAGATCAAAatgcgcagaggttgccaactttctgcagagtcaatcactacagacctacAAACTTGATgtagccttcagatcagctcaagaactgCGAGTTAGAGAGCTTCAtgtaatgggtttccatggccgagcagttgcatccaagcctttCATCACCAAGttcaatgcaaagcatcgaatgtaGTGATGTAAAGTGCCgacactggactctagagtagtggagacgtgttctctggagtgacgaatcgcgcttctctgtctggcaatccgatggacaagtctgggtttggcgctTGCCAAGtgtaaggtttggtggaggggggattatggtgtggggttgttttttcaggagttggcctTGGCCACTTAATTTCAGTgaaagaactcttaatgcttcagcagaccaagagattttggacaatttcatgctcctgaCTTTGTGGGAACgctttggggatggccccttcctgttccaacatgactgtgcatcaaggcacaaagcaaggtccataaagacatggatgagcaagtttggtgcggaagaacttgactggcttgaGTCCTGACCACAAcccagtagaacacctttgggatgtattagagcagagactacttttggcaatacagtgtgaCGTCTGTTCTGATTTGGCTGCACTGTACTATGTCTAGTACACTCCTCACAACTTCAAGGGCAAATGGCTGGcgctaaactgctttaggctgaataggtggactTAGTTTTCATTTATGGACCACAaggactgaggagtgaacatgcattttgaaacttgtttacatacatcaaccttttattttaaaaagtgagaaaTTCAGTTTAATATGATATGTGATATGGGACCTTTAACATGTGCACTCCTTATTTttgcttaattaaaaaaaatgtataaatttgAGACGCCACCgaatcaaatcaagtcaaatttataaACGTTGTGAATCATTACGCCCTTACTGTTCTGGTCTGAACAGACTTTGAAAATTAAATGCTTTTTAGTTGGTCTGCATCTGGACTCTAGTTAGGGGCAAATGAGGCAGGTTCTTGTGTTTGAATAAACTGCACACACTATTAAGACCTTTAGGTTTCTGAGTTTGAGATCAGTTTGTATTACTTTTTTTAGTAGTAGGGGATTCAGGGCCTCTTCTAATCTGTCCGGCACAGAAACCTTGTAGCTTGAGGAAAGCTGTTATGTGAACTGTAAATCGGCTTTTGCGGACTGAATCTTACACAGATGTCTATAAAAGGGCAGGGAAAAGTATTGAACTATTCATGGCCAGATGTTAGACCTTGAACTCATTATTTCAATCCCTTTACTATTTCTGCCCTGGATTAGTTCTTTGTGCTCTAATGTTACGTTAGACTTTGCCGTCTCAATTGAAAAGCtctttagagttttttttttaaaacctgtttTACAACATATATttagacagtaaaagacagtgACTGCCTTTCTTCTCATTCGTTTGAAATATGATCTTTGCTGATGTCAAAATTTGGGTGtccacaaacctttggacatacagcgcatgtgtatatatatttttttatttgtgaattCCGCTGCATTAAGGTGCACTCACGCTCTGGGTCAGCCACACACGAGCccaaggtcaccatgtccactGCCAAGTGTAGGTTAGAGGTGTATGAAACCCCCCAGtactgagctgtggagcagtggaactgttgGAGAAGGAatcaatacctttgggatgagctggaatggtgtttgtgatccagaatcAATACCTGATCTCACTGGTGCTCCTgctgctgaatgcaatcaaatcctcacagcaagtTTCAACATTTAGCACATATATAACTTACAAAGCCTTCCCCAAATGAGTAGTCAGTTACTGCAGCACGTGGAGGAAAAAGTCCTTTTTAATACtcttgattttggaagaaataaacatttgcaaaccagggaacacacttctgcacattttaatgcacaattgctgtttatttgctgaactgctGAACATattggttaaaaaataaaataaaataaaaaaatctgtcatgtacaaatgtaacatattaaatgtgtcAACATTTGTTTcctaaatatgtaaaattcaaCAAGTAAATAGatattgtgcactaaaaatagccatatttgtttgtttactgtagAAGATTTAACCTTTCACATGGACAATCAACATTTCTTTTGATCAGGTATCCATacagattacattttttttatataaaaaacattGCATACAAAAGCGTTTtacaaaaatacagattttattgaaaatatctCAGTCTAGCAAAATTGCCCAAGTGTACAAATAGGTGCATTAGAAGCATATGTTAGAAAACAGCCTTAGTCTGAAGCAttctaaagaaataaaagagctGTTGAATACTAAAAAAGTAGTTTCAAAGCAAATTCTAATATGTAGGACCTGCAAGTGACAGAGTGAAATAAGGAATTATAAAGGAGTTCCTGCATCTTTTGAGTTACCATTTAGCCACTTTCAGATCATGCcctttcaatattttattcaccTCCCTGTGGGATCAATGCTTTTCATCTTTCCAAAAGTATAGGTTTATGTGGGGTTGACGTTTTAGGAGAAGACCTCCAGTACATATCACAGGTCAAACATTATTCACAGTGGAGGGGTTCTGGAACGGTAGTGTATGGCTTCTCGCAGCACTCTGCAAGCTTCTTGGCAGCTCTTTTGGCAAACCTCACTTTGCCACGAGCCTTCAAGCTGGAGGTGTACTCATGGGATTTCAGCTTGGAATAATAGTCGGAGAACTTGTTGTATAAGATGGAGATGGGCATGCCGTTCAGAATGATCCCAAATGAGATGCAGGCGAATGCAAAAATCCTGCCCAAGTGAGTCTCTGGGAACATGTCCCCATAACCCACAGTGGAGATACTCACCTGtagaagaaagaaataaacaacatttcaaCTGACTTGCACACAtttatatgatcattttaagGCGCTCGTTGGCCATTTAAGGAAAGAGTATACTGGGGTTTTTTTGGATGGAAAAACCTGACTTGCAGCCAAGTGGGTGCACTTGTGAAAATGTCAGTGGGGGATTACATTAGAAAAAGGAACGTGATGCATAGATGGTAAAGGCTATATTTGCACTCCACCTTAATACCCTCAAGAAGGCCATGTTTAATAGCATTACAGTATAAAGTCCCTGCGTGGGCACAGTTCAGCTGTAAGGTACGGTTCCAAGTTGGCACAGCCACTACTGTAAATTTCAAAGATGCTGATGCCAGGGAAGCCTTATTTGTAAACTACATCTAATTAAACTAGTAATTTAACTACACCTCACAGTAGCTGGTAGTAACTACATTTATATGTCCCTAGTCATTCCTTGCACTTTTCTGGTTTTGTACTATGGCCTGTAAAAAAAGTGGGTACTTTTTGCAatagtgacatttttttttgtgacttttttaaaattatttatatatttttgttctaatttcatatcacattttttttacaaagtagTTTGAACCATTTAAGTAGCTAACCAAACTAAAATTCTTCCTACACACATAAAATTGGTTTCTCAAGaattctttaataaaaaaattgttctatatagaaccatgaacattcaaagaacccattgcatgattgaagggttctttgcatcatgaagggATTCTTCATACTGATGggaaatgtgctgtaaatggacAATATAGAACCTATTTGCAaaggtttttttctgttgttacaagcttgacatcacagtagaagaactctttttcaGTGATACATgtaaccatctacaacacaatatcaatctgaaaaacgctttcaccatgcaaagaaccttttaatcatacacagggttctttgagtcttcatggttATATGCAGAACCgttttcattactaaagaaggttctatatttcaaaaaggttctatataaaaccatctacagcacattctccatcaatctgaagaaccctttcaccatgcaaaagacCCTTTAAttatacaaagggttctttttttatactaaagaacccttaaagagctagctttaaaaatgtatgcttTCAAAGTAGTAAGTTGCATTATTTGCATCCTAACAATGTAACAGTGGTTCAGCCTTCATTAGCTGTGTATATTACTGCAAATTTAGAACAAGCCAAAGCATTTGTATCCTGGATAGGGGGGGCAGTTGCAGGAGCACCATCTTAGACTACTAGAGGGGCTGAGAGGTTGCAAGGACCTCTCTGGGTATCCTGAATATGCTTAGTTGTTCCTTTAAATGGACAGGAATACAGAAAAACTACTCACAGCTGCCCACCACCACGCGTGAGGTATGCTGGTGAAGTTAGTTTTTTGGACATCATGCTCTACTGTGTAAACCATAGCAGAAAAGGTGAAAATTCCCATTGCAATGAAGAGGAAAAGGCATCCAACTTGCTGGTAGCACTGGCGGAGCGTGAAGCCGAAGGCTCGCAGTCCTGTGGAGTGCCGGGCCAGCTTCAGGATGCGGAAGATCCTCATTAGACGCATGATCCGCAGCACCTGTCCCACTTTGCCCACCCTTCCCACCGTCTCAATGTCGCTGTGGTGCCTCTGATAGTCCTCATCCTCAAAGCACTCCAAAATCATTTGCAGGTAGAGGGGGAGGATAGCGATCAAGTCCACTCCGTTCAGCACGCTCCTCCCAAAGCTCTTGAGGTCCGGTGTGGACACAAGCCGAAGCAGGTACTCCATGGTAAAGAACGCAATGCAGAAGGTCTCCACATGCTCTGCATAGGTCTTTCCACTAAGCTGTCCGGTAGGAGTTTTGTACTGCATCTCCTCTACTGTGTTGAGTGTCATGGCCACCAGTGAGACCAGCACAAAGAGGCTGGAAGCCACAGCCATGAGTTTGGCTGTAATTGAGGAGAAAGGTTTCTCCATGAGGTTCCAGATCTTGCGCCGGATATATCCAAAAGCCATCCCTCTGAAGAGCTCCTCATTTTCCTCCACCTCAATCTCGGCCTGCAGCTCTCGCTGAACCTTAAGctgctcattcagctcatcCTGCCGCTCCTCAAAGGAGATACGGCAGCACCGGTGGGTGTTCTTAATTCGGACGCCCCAGTAGTTGATCTCCTCCAAGAAGTTGCGAGGACACAGCTCGTCTTTTATCCAGAGAACCCCGGTCCGGTAGAAATTGAAGATGTTGTGGAAGATGTCTGGATCCCGGTCAAAGAAGAACTCGTTGTTCTGGACAATGTAGTCGTCGCAGAGGTCAAGCTTTCTGTTGTG
The DNA window shown above is from Pygocentrus nattereri isolate fPygNat1 chromosome 18, fPygNat1.pri, whole genome shotgun sequence and carries:
- the kcnv2a gene encoding potassium voltage-gated channel subfamily V member 2, which produces MFKFKGRRRSLFPNYKLGGTNLCASDPIVEDELPFAQQNWLKPWNSMQELSRDIYDIYEEYENDEDDRMMSTPQKLLSPLKNYMLNINVGGKVYQISYRVAAKYPKTRIGRLATYTDHNRKLDLCDDYIVQNNEFFFDRDPDIFHNIFNFYRTGVLWIKDELCPRNFLEEINYWGVRIKNTHRCCRISFEERQDELNEQLKVQRELQAEIEVEENEELFRGMAFGYIRRKIWNLMEKPFSSITAKLMAVASSLFVLVSLVAMTLNTVEEMQYKTPTGQLSGKTYAEHVETFCIAFFTMEYLLRLVSTPDLKSFGRSVLNGVDLIAILPLYLQMILECFEDEDYQRHHSDIETVGRVGKVGQVLRIMRLMRIFRILKLARHSTGLRAFGFTLRQCYQQVGCLFLFIAMGIFTFSAMVYTVEHDVQKTNFTSIPHAWWWAAVSISTVGYGDMFPETHLGRIFAFACISFGIILNGMPISILYNKFSDYYSKLKSHEYTSSLKARGKVRFAKRAAKKLAECCEKPYTTVPEPLHCE